One window of the Actinomyces procaprae genome contains the following:
- a CDS encoding alpha-L-rhamnosidase N-terminal domain-containing protein, protein MISNPAPLVGPVLTDLDDAAWLATPTPTPVAGNRPAYELRTHLTVSAAEAAGPARLTATAHGIYEAFINGARVGDVELAAPGATSYRKTLYVQTWDVAGMLCEGENELRLVVSDGWFRGRCGPSRVPDNYGEVTAVIAALTVGGSPLAGDEAGTPAPAPGGHRARLGGRRRRHYGRGSHGRTDHRSAPNRAGEVGARRHRRHPADPRPHATGSITRPARTAGGAAARAAHLPSALGTTDRRLRANA, encoded by the coding sequence ATGATCAGTAACCCCGCACCACTCGTTGGTCCCGTCCTGACCGACCTGGACGATGCCGCCTGGCTCGCCACACCCACGCCGACCCCTGTGGCCGGAAACCGACCCGCCTATGAACTGCGCACCCACCTGACCGTCTCCGCCGCCGAGGCCGCCGGGCCGGCCCGACTCACGGCCACCGCCCACGGCATCTACGAGGCGTTCATCAACGGCGCGCGTGTCGGCGACGTCGAACTCGCCGCCCCCGGGGCCACCAGCTACCGCAAGACCCTGTACGTGCAGACCTGGGATGTCGCCGGAATGCTGTGCGAGGGGGAGAACGAGTTGCGGCTGGTGGTCTCCGACGGCTGGTTCCGGGGCCGCTGCGGCCCCAGTCGAGTTCCGGACAACTATGGCGAGGTCACCGCCGTAATCGCCGCTCTCACGGTCGGCGGCTCGCCGCTGGCCGGGGATGAAGCCGGGACCCCGGCCCCCGCGCCGGGTGGTCACCGGGCCCGGCTGGGAGGTCGCCGTCGGCGCCATTACGGCCGCGGATCTCATGGACGGACAGACCACCGATCTGCCCCGAATCGGGCGGGAGAAGTGGGAGCCCGCCGCCATCGCCGACACCCCGCTGACCCGCGACCGCACGCGACTGGCAGCATCACCCGCCCCGCCCGTACGGCGGGGGGAGCCGCTGCCCGCGCGGCACATCTCCCGTCTGCCCTCGGGACGACAGATCGTCGACTTCGGGCGAATGCTTAG